The region GGGTATCATCGCTATTGGCGTCGTCGCGCAGTTGCTCTCGAGTCGACTCCAAGTCCCCAGTATCATCTTCTACATCGCTGCCGGGCTCGCGCTGGGTGAGCCCGGGCTGGAGCTTCTGACCGCCGAGACGTTCGGGAGCGGCCTCCAGACGATCGTCGGTATCGCCGTCGCCATCATCGTCTTCGAGGGAGCGTTCCACCTCAAGATAGAACGAATCAAGGAGGCGCCACAGGCCGCGGTTCGCCTGGTGACTATCGGCGCACTCATCGCGCTGGCGGGGACCGCCGCCGCCGTCAAGTACGCCTTCGGCGTCCCGTGGAACCTCGCACTGACCATCGGTGCGTTGCTGGTCGCGACCGGCCCGACCGTCGTCACGCCGATTCTGGACGTCGTGCCGGTCAGGGACCGGGTCGCGGCCGCACTGGAGACCGAGGGGATCGTCAACGACGTCACCGCGGCGATTCTCGCGATCGTCTTCTTCAAGACGGTCAACCCCGAAGCCGTCGCGGAAGGGTTCCTGAACGCGTTTTTCAGACGGCTCGGGACCGGACTGCTCGTGGGGGTAATCGTCGCCGCCACTCTCTACTATCTCATCCGCTACATCGACCTCTCGCCCGACAGCGCGCCCCGAAACGCCAGATTGCTGGTGCTGGCCGGCGCCCTGGTGGCCTACGCCGTCGCGAACTGGCAGGCCACCGAAGCCGGCGTCGCCGCCGTCGCGGTTGCCGGGTTCCTCCTTGGGAACGCGGATATCCCCTACGAGGCCGACATCGAGGACTTCAAGGGCGATATCACGTTACTCGTGCTGTCGTTCGTCTTCATCGCGCTGGCAGCGTTGCTAGAGATAGACGTGCTCCTCGGTCTGGGGCTCCCGGGACTGGCCGTCGTGGTCGCCGTCGCGCTGGTCCTCCGACCGATTCTGGTGTTCGTCTCGACGATGGGCAACCGGTTCACCCGGGAGGAGCGCGTGTTCATGAGCTTCGTCGGTCCGCGGGGTATCATCC is a window of Halomicroarcula saliterrae DNA encoding:
- a CDS encoding cation:proton antiporter, which gives rise to MAATQLLLLVAGIIAIGVVAQLLSSRLQVPSIIFYIAAGLALGEPGLELLTAETFGSGLQTIVGIAVAIIVFEGAFHLKIERIKEAPQAAVRLVTIGALIALAGTAAAVKYAFGVPWNLALTIGALLVATGPTVVTPILDVVPVRDRVAAALETEGIVNDVTAAILAIVFFKTVNPEAVAEGFLNAFFRRLGTGLLVGVIVAATLYYLIRYIDLSPDSAPRNARLLVLAGALVAYAVANWQATEAGVAAVAVAGFLLGNADIPYEADIEDFKGDITLLVLSFVFIALAALLEIDVLLGLGLPGLAVVVAVALVLRPILVFVSTMGNRFTREERVFMSFVGPRGIIPASVATLFAVELRIAAEELNNPVLAEQASILLGVVFLTILLTAVFEGGLARHIAEKLDVIPMRVIIVGGGQVGRALATRLEDRGENVVIIEQDEQIVEQTRNAGFSVKNGNGTDTDVLRSAGAENAKTVVAATGDDDANLLVAQLASSKFDIERIIARANNPDNVEAFEDLGVRTISSAMATAWAIDNQIERPAIAHWMTDVGRTGDVQEVKVTNPDILGKPVSEVGPMLPEACLIALVSGGSHKDAEVPTADYVLQEGDMITLLGRKESVRDGMALVNT